The sequence AGCCAAGTTTAAACGATTGCTCAATTCTGGGTAATAAACGGCATCACTTATAgtgaaaaacaaataatgataaatctGTATTCGCACGTTCAGCGTGCGATTTATCACGCGTGCATTTGCATGCCTGATTGAATGAAAACAAATGGATAACCGGGATTTTGGATATCAAAAGTCTTCcagatgaaattttattacggaCCAAATTCTAATACGAATTTAATCGAAAAGCACGGATGAAATAAGGCTAGTAACGAGGCAATTGTGAGATGACGGAATGAAAGcgaaacatataaaatctcaGAACGTGAGATAAATCGTCGAGAAATACCGAAGGATCCAATATACTCGATATATCCCGTAGGGCACGTTGTATCCGTCGGTTTGGTTTCCCTTTGGATGTACGTTCAATCAAGAAAAAGGACAAACTTTTTAGTGGTAAACGCCTGTTTCATCATCGCGCTTACTTCACGGAGTTGCAGAGATCTGTTTAATTATCGCTTATCAAACGATTATGATCCAGTCCGTGAGAGCGTGATAATGATTCATCGACCTCGAGCCAGCTGTTGAACAGAGAGAGAGTGCTCCGAATATAATCCCCTAATTGCGATTTATCGCATCGTCCAATcgagtaaataatattgttattaatcataacgtatttatataatagtgTTATTATAAGTGTTACACGAGAATAATACATTAGTTCGTACTTTATCATTATTCctgattgttattttatatatttcccTCCTCTCCACACACGTAAACAATGTGCAatcaaatagaaaacaaaattttgtattcaataatacttttatatcacGACTTTACAAgatcttattataattataatttgcagACGTGTTAGCTTGTCATCGGCACGAGAAAATATTGAAGGAATACTTCTCTTGCTTGGATACGCAAAAAACACAGTTTCCTCCGAAAGAGAAAACACTTTTGGAAATAGATCAGGCGACTTGTGTAACCTATCCAGAGGGTGGAATTCAGTGACGCGAATGAGTGACGCTATTAATTCTGCAACAGTCGAACGAGCGATAAGAGCGATGGGAGGGCAGGggagaaattgaaaaattatatattgatacaaattaataaaattaatcgttTGAACAAGGAAAGGCAGACGAGAGTCGGTAGAAATGGAAACGAACTTGTTCACTCCACTGTCCACGGATTCGACGTTTAATCCGATAAACACACAGAACCGTGCTGCGCTTTGCGTTCACGGATCGCCGTGCAAAAGTGCCCTTGCAGGAGCAATTAAATATCGTATTAATTGGTAATATCATTTACTGGTGCGCCCACATTAATTAGTCATGAACGCGCTTCCCTTTGCCCTCGCGATAAAACGCGAAATGTATTTTAAGCACTAATGTTTGTACAATACTCGCACGTACGTGTGcgtgagcgcgcgcgcgtgtgtcaTCGTCGTACAACTATGTAGAAAGTGTAATTGAAATGTGAGTCAGCCTCCGTGACAGCGCGCGGGACACTCGCGACGGTGAATGTAACGGCGCGCGGGGGATCGGACTACACATTCCATATTCAATTCCGTTTCCCGGATAATGTTCTCAATTTTCGCCGATAAACCTGGGATTAaagcgcgcgagcgagcgccAGTGACGCGTGAATTGTCGTCTAAATATTTCTGACTCGTGGCGCTAACATATCGGTAAAGTGTAAAGGTTGAATTTGCACAATAAGTGGTGACGCGATTTATCGGATTATCGCTATCGATCggcacaaataaattttattatttacgccGCTCGGTAACGCGATTGGCCGATCGATTCGTGACGCACACAAAGAGAGATGCATAGTATAAGTGCACATCTAGCTAAGATTGATTGTATCCAAAATAAATGAAGTATGTAAAACGAAATCACACGGtacgagagaggaggaggaggatagGTCGCGGTTAGCTGCAGCAGCAAGAATCTGTGCTACCGTTAAGCGAAACCTATAGCTGTCACACACGTATTCTTGTTTTGCCTTCCCCTTTCCTCCAAGCTAATCCCTTTCCTTCTCCGTCACAGCAAAATCACATTGTGTTACTCTATTTTATTGGAAGGACGTTTCTTGAATCACTCCGGATGTTTTTCATCTTGTTTCGCACAGAATTCCATGGAAGGAGAAAGCCGACGAAGCTGCTGGGGCACTTCAGTCTAACTCGCACTTCTGTTAAATCACGCGGATCACCGGCGGACCTCCGAATTAGCGGGGCTAACCGGATTGCTAAAACTCTCCTCGCGAGACGTTCAATTTGCAACAGAGTTCTTTAATGTTCATTTCACGACGGCGAGTTGCTTATCTGCAGAGATAAGAAGTAACGTCACGAGAGAAATCGCTTCTCTCAAATCCCGTGAATCGGCAGAATGCTCGATTGCCGTAATACCGCGGTCGGCTGTCGTAATACGCgccgaaaataaaaagacgGATATGTAAGCTACggagggggggaaaaaaagctCGCGATCGGTTTCGGATTTCGCGGAAGGCGCGCGACCACGGATCCTCGACGCAAAGTGGAAACTCACGAGTTGGAAGGGGTGCGTAGTATACACACTTACTTGTTGAATTCGAACAGAGCTTCCGTGGGAGAGCTTCCCGGGTAAAATCCCTCGAGCGTGGAGTACCCTTCGCGACTGGCCgccgagagagcgagaggcgCGCGAGGAacaaaatctctctctctctctctcttctcggAAGAAGAGACGATCGGAGGGAGCACGAAAGGAGCGATCTCGCCGACGACTTCCGGCTCCGACAGAGTCGCCGACCCTCGCAGAGTCGACGTGGGGGACCGTTTGAATCCAACTGACGGGAAGGATTAAAGTCCGCGTTGGCGACGGTGACGTTGGTGGTCGACGGTGGATGCCTGGACGGGCGCTTTTAACAGGTGGCACACGCGCGACAGAGTTCCTCACGGTCCAGAGTGCTAACGACGTGTGACGTCGACGCCACGGTGCGAGAGGGCTTTTATAGCCGGTCGGTGCCGGCCGACCCGACGCGATCCGTCTCCACTCGACTCGGCGCGACCTTCCTGCCTGCCCGGAGTTTCTTGGCTCTGTCAACTGATTTGTCGTTACGTCTTTCATTGCCGGGGAGAACTACCGTCTTCCCTTTTGCGCTGCCCCTTATTCTCTCTCCGTGGACCAAGAAAGTGGATGTCGTTTATCGATGCACGTTTGTCCCTAAACACTTTTCGCCCCTCACGCTTGACTTCCTCGCAAAATTATAGGGAATGTCCTTTGAACGGAACCTTGTTATGCATATTGTAGTTATTTTGattcttttaacattttttcttttattctgctTTATTATTTGCAGAAATGTTACTCATGTTTTActggaaaaaatgttaattgttatataaaatattatataaaaataattatgtaataataatagtaactaaatgcatatacatatttcaacAGACATcagttttctcttttccttttatagAAAGAGTATTAGTTGAGAagcacaatataaaataatttttaaaatctatttaagtTAACAAATCATGTTAACAAAACAACGAATCatgttgttttatttatttaaacaaataaatttataaaaaatcataggaatacaattattacacgatataatttattaattacagaaTTGAGGGTTTACGTGTAAACAATTCACATTAtgtgtaatatgtaaaatgattTATCTGCCTCATCTATTATGATAATccgtaaattattaaaaatgcgataacttatgtaaaatatttataaaatattttatattagtaattaaaaagaaacgttGTGTTTGCAGCATATCCGTGAACATCTCTTTtgcagataaatatataaactaatttatgataatacattatataataacaataatttttgaaaaatattgtttacttttttaaaatatatgatcaAAGAAAGTTAAAATTCGTATTTCAATTTGCGAAAATGACACATTACGATAAAtgatgatttaaaatatgcattttgatatttaaataataaaatatggaaaagTTAAATTACACTTTATAAATagctttgtaaataaattcgataaaacttTAATGAAGTATTTAGACAGagcaagaaataataataatattattattatcattaaaattaaatatttaaaagatcttACTAAAGGGAACATTACGAAATTAATGATCAACAAGACTTAGAATGTATTACGTATGAGCACAGGTAAACAAAGGGCTACAGAGAGAATCTTAATCCTGCagagtataatttataaacgtTAATTGACCGTTAATTCAATGAATGCCAACGATAATCCAATGGTTCACTTAACGTCATACCACCGTATATATATCGTTGAAACCGCTTATACTCGCTGCTCTATCGTGAAATTCCACCCTAAAGTAATTAAACAGCCGCGTCATCGAAGCGCAACTTTATCGTTATGTCCGTCGTCCTGCCCAGTACCATTTCTGCCATTAGCATCTCTATCGTCTAGACCTCCTTCTAGAGCTTCTTGAATGCTTTAGCACTGACATCACTAATAGCATATAAGGTTCTGTGCTTTCAGTatcaaagttaaaataatttatcaattctAAACGCTTCCcatatgaaaaacatttacaattttaacatttttatttttaaatctttgtttttaagcacaaaaataaaaggtaattttcttAAGACGTATATAATGCACGTTTTACAGctaaatgaataatttgttatcaatattatttttacaaaattagtttaatttttaatattacatttttatttttgtaaagggttatatattatataatatgtaaaccTAAAAGTCTAACTAAAATAGTCAAACATATATAGTAAAAAGTAAGTAACTTTTTTCTCACTGTACCTAAAAGAGTTACCCCGCAGTGGAATAACTAGTCAACTAAACCGACATCTTCACCGCGCTTCGCAAAAATTCGTCACAGTCACAAGAATGACATAAGTATCTATCAATACTTGTATTCagatataaaatgataagtaatacaatttattaataatatgttagaactattttttattaattttgaaatataaattctccAAATAACTTTTGTGATagttactttattattaaaaattttttttaattatctatataaatacgtATTAAACTCAACAtgagtatataataatattttttaaaattagcatATGAATTTACTTTTTGATGCTGTAAAATCTGTTCtaaagatataaaacaaagttatctttctgttttatgtatttagatataattcaGAAAAACGAAAATGACCTGAAAAGAGATCGTAAAGGatcttaaaagaataaagGGATTCGTAATTTAATTGCAACCGTACACACAAGTACATGCAAAAACTGTATCTATTTGGATTGTGTTGCAAAAGAGTGTTATCATCTGGAAAGCACAAAGCATGATATGAACAAGCTAAAGAAATTCATTCTCTGCACTTAGAATAACAAAGcggtaaaaatattttataaaatttctttttacaacgatatttaattttaatgttttttgataACACTAACAATCGAATTGGCAAAACAATTTtagtacaaaaagaaaaacaaaagaacaatataaatattaaaaaataagtttgtcAAGAAACTCGAACTTGACATCGAaagtttaattgttatttcaacTGTCGTTTTGTAAAGACAACTCAGAAATAGGTAACGCATTCCAATCGAATGAGCTCTGTGTAACTTACATATAACCGCACATGTGCGTGTCTgatgtttgtgtgtgtgagagagagagagagaaaagatgtaaaaaaaactatgcTCGATGTTTAGCGACCTACGAGTACGAAGCGAGCGTCGGATTAAAAGCGGAATTAATTAACTCGCGTGTATATGTAATCCATTCATTGTGTGCATTCGCCATTTATGTGTGCGCTCGTCGAGCGCTTTATTCGCATCCTTGTCGCACCTGCTGTTACATTGGTGATCGCAGTGGACAAAGGAAATTGATCATCCGTTTCATTTGATTTCGCGGTGAGACTGGGCGCGAGTTTCCTTTTATCGGATTACAAATGAAAAAAGTGTCGTACGCGAAAGAGACCTAGCAGTCTACACACGACCGGTGATGTGCCTGCAGTTGTAAATGCTTTGTAACGTAATGTATCCTGAATGAAATTTAATCGACAGATTTTGTCTTTTGCATATCAGCTTTATActgtcttttatataatttatatactcacttcttattgtattatattatactcaTAAAGCTTTTTTCAAAGATACAAtttgattgttttatttacaatttaaaataagtataaatttattaaaacttttatagtttacttataaattttaaaaaatgctactGCAGCTTTTCGCAATATTAACAGAGCTTTTGGAGAAATATTGTAGAAGAAAGAACAATGTAGCGCTGGTTttcaaaattctataaaagaaaatttgctaatttttaaagaaatgttatttttttaaaatttattatttattgaatttctAGGAAATTAATGCTAAAATAGAAAGTATCGTTTTTACatgcaaataaatgtaaattacgtgcgcaaatttttgtttattttataaaaattaaattaaaaagctttataaatattaaatattatttgttccttattttaaaaattactaatttaatacaaaatatgaattttgtttttatatgaatcagttctttcacaaatttaaatttcatatcaGGACGTATCTAATGACTGGTGATGCGTTAATGTaactttacaaatatttcagtaaCATTTATGCGCGAAAGCACTTCGACAACATTTTGACTCGTTTCAGAAATTATATGCTTGGATATTTATGTTTCGATTCGAAGCAGAACCATACTTGATAAATGCATAATGAAAACAAAACACGAATGGCTCGATCTGATCGATAAACACAATCAAATTGTCAATGAGAACTACTGCATTCGTGtctaaattaattgtttcaacCATACTCTTGTTTTATGTTGTTagctttttataaaactttttacttaACCTTTTGTGGTCAGATCTCCGAAAAGTTTCATGCTCATCTAATGGACCCCAGCCCGCGTTTTTACTTGCcgtattaagtttttattattatgaccaaaaaaatactgaatattgaaatgttgttttaaaatatcgtcTAGTAGcgagtgtaaaaatttgattttaataaaaaaaatgtttaatttttaaatagtgaCTCAGATACAGAGCTTCAAACTTCTTTTGCGGTCTACTGAACTCCAGGTGATCATAAAGGGTTAAAGTTTTACGATGTTTTCAACTACTTGCACAAGCTAACATAAACTgcctttattaaatttaaaatttgaaataggTGAAAACATAAAGtgcagtaaaatattataaattttttttttataaaatatctgataATCAAGTTTCATTCTAATCTGCTATACAAGTGGTAAACaatctaaaaagattttttcctCATATAGAAAAGTATCTTTGatcaatacaaaaaaatttaattgaatatttattgcaacattttcatcatgtaaaaatataaaattctttattaacttttactatTACTTTGTATAGATTAAAATATCGCAAtaaattctcaattaaatttttaattttgatctaaatgttaaaaacatattatagCAAATTTGATTGGATTGCATTAATACGTACTAGTGTGcacttaaaactttatataattttatatatccaATCTAATTGTAAAAGTGGAAATatctcaaataataaaatacatattttatcatttcaaAAACTGATAAACAGATAAAGATagttttaatatctaaataatataaaaatgactatttagtattaatgttaCGTTCTACTAACATCACGATTTCCTTATTCGTAAGTAGTCAAAGAAATGCTTTAAATTAGTCAAGATCCGATTGCactaatttttcagaattgaTAAAGAACTGAAGATTTTAACTTCTAACAATGATTCCAAGaactaataattttctctACCTTACTCAAATCCTTTAATtctcatataataaaaaaatttccttaATTGGGCGTAATacctacactgaaaaaaaaagttgttatttgactaaatttttcaacttaattaaatttctttaattcaactatttatatatttcagtaaaatatataaatagttcaattaaagtttaagtattttatatatttaagttaaatgcataaatacttaaactaaagaaatttaattaagttaaaaaatttagtcaaattaacaacatctTTTTCTCGGTGTAgtcattttcaatatttcgcaagtaataatgtatgtatgttatttctgttattttccGAAAGAGAGGGATAGAACGAGAAATGTATTTGATTATGTATGTGATTGTAAATATATGCGTGTGGGGACATTGAATATTTCGAATTCGCTGACTACGTAGGAAGAGAAATCATTTCTGCGACTTAACGGCGTTAGACTCTGTTTTTTCAAGTGTGAAAACTAAATGTTTATACGCCGCCGTATTACGTGCCGCCGAGATATAGGGAATAGCAATCGTCTTCCAcgacatataaataatatattcagaAATTGCGATTGTTCGGTCGGCGCCCTCCGCAAGCACGGGTGCGAATGCGAAATATACACGTGCACACTCACAGATAGAGCGAGAGTGTGTTCTCCGTTTGTGTAATTACGAATTACGAGCGTGTTAATGTTGAACCTGCCTCCCAAGAATTGTGGGAGGAAATAGTGTTCTCACAGCGACGCGCGTACTTTGCAATAAGGTCGTCCGGGGACAAAAAGCATAAAATATGTTCCTTTTATCTCTTCTGCCGAGTTCAACTAATACGAACGTCAAATACAGGcagcatattttatatgcgtGTACATTAAaatggtaattatttaatcaaaataaaaaggcATATTCTAAATACAAGTGAtcctttcatttttatatttgagaaCTATACGTATAACCCTTGTGCcagaacattattttttccgCGGTGGTTTCCTGCAAAAATTCTCCGTTTTACATCATgtaattcatatttaaatttattagcttctttttgcatatttataattttaaacgtcTCCAAATTATGATGACGCAATggagaaagtatttttaaggttggaatatcaaaaataaaaagaatgatagaaaattattactttcttcCGTTTGAAAAGAAGTTATTTCTTGTTGAActgtataattcaataaatcCATAAATTCTATATGGCATGCATAGCCTTGTAATTTGCACAGCCAAGAAACTCTGTAAGTTATTGTCAAAtataaaaggataaaaaaaggTTTTGATTTCACACTATTATTATGCTGCACAGCAAGCAGCAAAGTTAATTGCTTACAGCAAAGAGGCTGCCAGTCAGAATTATAAAACGTCTACTTTCTCAAATATTGCAGTTATTCATCAGaggagaaggaaaggaaacaTACGATTTCTTTCACGAAAGAAAGGCGTCAGATTGAAAGGCCAGCTTGGAAGAAAGTGTATAGGAGCGTGCAATTATACACAATTGGTTGATTCGAACCAATCAATTCTTATTCGCGATGTTAAATTGCACGATGAATCGATGCGTACTACGCAGAGGGAGGATTTCTCCTGTCCTCTCCAACGCCGAATAATTACGTGggaaactaaatttaatgGTAGCGATAGTGTTAAACTAAATTCGATGAAATTCTATATTAAAGGGATGACGAAAGTGGCGCTAGCGGGCGGGCACGTTATACAATATCAGTTTACgattaaaagttaaaacacACATAAGATTTTCTTAATTGAGATAACCggaattaattgtattaatttaattaaagttatagcGAGAGTTGCAACTTTCCCAATTAACGGGTCTATCAATTTACTGCATCGTACGGAAATATCGAATGCATCgtcctttctatttttttaaaattccatATCATTTAATATCTATGAATGATAGTTGACCTTAAAACTAACAATAAGCACAATATGGTTTTAATAGCgacgaaaaaaataattcagtgTTTTAAGGAAGACCCTCTAAAGGTGGCatcgtttatatatttaattaatgtatagaTTAACAAATGGCAGTAATGTAGTTTCTTATTATCTACTGCTTTCATATAACAATTGATTAGTTCGGCATCGAACTagataactaataataattctttaaattttaatatgtaatgtataatatagatTACAAATCCAATCATCTCTATTCCATATTTAGGTTAAAATGTGATcgattatctttttaataaaaagatcgcttataattcgatatttcatattaaaaactaAGTATCTGTATTTGACATTGGAAAAACACATACCTACCAAAGACTGTTTCTAGTCGCATTTGCTTCCGCTAAAAATCTCTGTAAGGATTAGAGCAGCCGCTTCTCAGCGTCATAGTATAcacaagtatatttaaaaataaatttggcTGATTAACTCTAGTtactttatatgtaaaattaaaggcAGTGTTAAATGGTACCGTCACAGTTCTATGTCCGTCACCTAATGTAAAACTTTCAGACGGCAGTTTCGATTTATAGGGTAtaccttttcatttttttctcgtcCGAACTCTAGATCGTATTCGTATTGTCGTACCACGGCGGCATCCATCTGGACGGTGTTTTAGGTCTTCCTCGAGAGACCGGTACCGGGACATCAAGATTCCTGTCGGTACGTCTTCTGTAATCGGTACTTCTACCCGACACATTCTTCGAGGCGTTGTCTAGGATTACGAACGGTTGATCGTTAACGCGACGATCCTGCCTGTTTCTACCAAAGCTCGGCGAATACGGCCTGGCGACGTCGTCCTGAATCATCGCACGGTCGGCCGAGGGGCTGCGGACTCTTCCGGAAAACTGTCGGCCGAATCCTCGCCGCTCATTGTCGACATCGCAAACGTGCAGACGATACGTTGGACTGGGAGATCGCGTCCTCGTGACGATCGCGCGATCCTTCAACTCCAACTGCGTCGGTCTCGGCGCCGCCGCGGCTTGAGACAGCCTGGAACTTCTGGAAATCGCAATTGCAAAgagtttttttacttaaaattttcctttACTTAAAACTTTTGAAGAACGGTTACATCAAACGCTACATCTGTAatatgtttcaactttataaagcttgtgctattttattttctgacGGGTTCTGTGAAAGCAGTAGTGGTCTATAAACtccgtttatttttaaacataagttAAGAAAACGTGAAAAGCTatcctattttatattatttgttaaaatttgaaatttaaatgtcaaatagTGAAAAGTATTTACAATGGAATAAATACGACTTTTCTATTTCTTActattttatcacaaaaaattttcaaaattaaacactTGTCTCCTGAAGGCAGTAATCTTACAGTTTACGTATTATACAACATTTGTATCATAACTCGAAAGTTCTTCTTGCTTTCTCAGATACTGACAAACTTAAGGGAGTTCCTCTGCTCAGGTCCGGCATAAGGGCTCAAGTAAAAGAAATACTCAAATAACCATTTTgttgccttcttttttttgctgtatatgatctaaagttaataatagtgaatataagaaaaaatttgccTATAAAGTACTACCATCtactaaaataattcttttttaaattgagaataaacattCTTCACTATTATACTACCCTTACATaactaaatataacaatttaaaatttatgttatatcaATAGCACACATTTAGCACACTTACGTGCTGTATTGCTTCGATTATTGCTTCGATatacaactttttttatcctactaattatttcactcaaacgagcaagtgcatgatttcaaaaatttaataatacttttctgGACAGCTAAGATGTGTCGTTGTAAAGTTTCACTAACATCTGTTCATTGCTTCTACGTTTAATACgacgataaaaatcaaaaaatcaCGAAAATTCATAGATTTCCATAGATGtccatgtaaataaaatatttaatatctaaataactatagctagttcagctttctgaaattttgacagccAATTTATAccaataattaaaacttctctacaaagtttcaggaaaatctgtttattttgatttagcagCGAAACTCCCTTAAATG is a genomic window of Monomorium pharaonis isolate MP-MQ-018 chromosome 7, ASM1337386v2, whole genome shotgun sequence containing:
- the LOC105836878 gene encoding uncharacterized protein LOC105836878, coding for MKDVTTNQLTEPRNSGQAGRSRRVEWRRIASGRPAPTGYKSPLAPWRRRHTSLALWTVRNSVARVPPVKSARPGIHRRPPTSPSPTRTLILPVSWIQTVPHVDSARVGDSVGAGSRRRDRSFRAPSDRLFFREERERERFCSSRASRSLGGQSRRVLHARGILPGKLSHGSSVRIQQMNNINLHSSCTMMLLGILASTIIGLTSSAPLSSYERTDVSDDRPKFFLLIDQRIPELEGEMLNLENDLGSDVMRTKRIGSLSIVNNLDVLRQRVLLELARRKALQDQRQVDENRRFLESIGKRSVSDAGRIVRSDVKNNRERSTASSRNEWIEDPLFRGSQDARTAQANDLRLL